One Chengkuizengella sediminis DNA segment encodes these proteins:
- a CDS encoding bifunctional 3,4-dihydroxy-2-butanone-4-phosphate synthase/GTP cyclohydrolase II: protein MGDQIKLDKIEEAIYDLMLGKVVIVVDDEDRENEGDFIALADKATPEVINFMITEGRGLVCVPVTQERAQKLDLQPMVEQNTDFHGTAFTVSVDHTDTTTGISAHERSRTIKAMIDPKAKPQDFRRPGHIFPLVAKNGGVLRRAGHTEASIDLARLCGSSPAAVICEVIKEDGTMARLPDLKKISEKFDLKLITIKDLIRYRNAKEQLVNREVEVKMPTDFGMFKAIAYSNLVDQKEHVALVKGNIDSDQPVMVRVHSECLTGDVFHSHRCDCGSQLAAALKQIHEEGSGILLYMRQEGRGIGLINKLKAYELQEQGLDTVDANLKLGFAPDLRDYGIGAQILKDLGVRKIRLLTNNPRKITGLEGYGMEVVERIPLQIEENEDNTNYLHTKQSKLGHLLKF, encoded by the coding sequence ATGGGAGATCAAATCAAGTTAGATAAAATTGAAGAAGCTATATACGACTTAATGTTAGGTAAAGTCGTGATTGTAGTGGATGATGAAGATCGTGAAAATGAAGGAGATTTTATCGCTTTAGCTGATAAAGCAACACCTGAGGTCATCAATTTTATGATTACCGAAGGAAGAGGGTTAGTCTGTGTACCGGTTACACAGGAAAGAGCGCAGAAGTTAGATTTACAACCAATGGTGGAACAAAACACGGATTTTCACGGAACTGCTTTTACAGTTTCTGTGGATCATACAGATACAACTACTGGGATTTCTGCACATGAAAGGTCAAGAACGATTAAAGCTATGATTGATCCTAAGGCAAAACCACAAGATTTCCGCAGACCGGGTCATATTTTCCCATTGGTTGCTAAAAATGGAGGGGTATTAAGAAGAGCAGGTCATACTGAAGCTTCCATTGATTTAGCTCGTTTATGCGGATCATCACCAGCTGCTGTCATTTGTGAAGTGATTAAAGAAGATGGAACGATGGCTAGATTACCAGATTTGAAAAAGATTTCAGAGAAATTTGACCTGAAATTAATTACTATTAAAGATCTTATTCGATATCGAAATGCTAAGGAACAGCTCGTAAATCGTGAGGTAGAAGTGAAAATGCCAACTGATTTTGGTATGTTTAAAGCGATAGCCTATTCAAATCTTGTAGATCAAAAAGAGCATGTTGCACTTGTAAAGGGAAATATCGATAGTGATCAACCTGTCATGGTTCGTGTTCATTCCGAGTGTTTAACTGGTGATGTATTTCATTCACACCGTTGTGATTGTGGTTCACAACTTGCTGCAGCATTAAAACAAATTCATGAAGAAGGTTCAGGGATTCTTTTGTATATGAGACAAGAAGGTCGTGGCATTGGGTTAATAAACAAATTAAAAGCGTACGAACTACAGGAACAAGGTTTAGATACAGTGGATGCAAATCTGAAATTGGGTTTTGCTCCTGATTTAAGAGACTATGGAATAGGGGCACAGATTTTAAAGGATCTTGGTGTGAGAAAAATACGCTTATTAACAAACAATCCAAGAAAAATCACAGGTTTAGAAGGATATGGGATGGAAGTTGTCGAACGTATTCCTTTACAAATAGAAGAAAATGAGGATAATACTAATTATCTGCATACAAAGCAAAGTAAATTAGGGCACTTATTAAAATTCTAA
- the ribE gene encoding 6,7-dimethyl-8-ribityllumazine synthase → MAHIYEGHLVSEGLKYGIVVGRFNEFITSKLLSGALDALKRHGVKEEEIEVAWVPGAFEIPLIAQKMAQTNKYDAVITLGTVIRGSTPHFDYVCSEVSKGVTSINLKTGVPTIFGVLTTDSIEQAVERAGTKAGNKGWEAAATAIEMANLSKQFEG, encoded by the coding sequence ATGGCACATATATATGAAGGACATTTAGTATCTGAAGGTTTAAAATATGGAATAGTAGTTGGACGGTTTAATGAATTCATTACCTCTAAATTATTATCTGGAGCGCTTGATGCTCTTAAAAGACACGGAGTAAAGGAGGAGGAAATTGAAGTTGCATGGGTTCCAGGCGCATTTGAAATTCCTCTTATTGCTCAAAAGATGGCACAAACGAATAAATATGACGCAGTAATAACGTTAGGTACAGTTATTCGTGGGTCTACTCCACATTTTGATTATGTTTGTAGCGAGGTATCCAAAGGAGTTACTTCAATTAACTTAAAAACAGGTGTACCTACGATTTTTGGTGTGCTTACAACTGACTCAATTGAGCAAGCCGTAGAGAGAGCAGGAACAAAAGCAGGGAATAAAGGTTGGGAAGCTGCTGCAACAGCCATTGAAATGGCTAACTTAAGTAAACAATTTGAAGGGTAA
- a CDS encoding segregation and condensation protein A, with translation MSVQYKLEKFEGPLDLLLHLIDKSEIDIYDIPVKEITEQYMEYLKQMEKFELEITSEFLVMAATLLSIKSKMLLPKPPPIDLELDEDAEDPREELVRKLIEYRKYKTIADHLRNQELERSLIFSKEPDDLSHFISDTVENPVEGLHLADLIIAFSKIIKKVEKRQSVASIRRDEISVKDRILEMMGYFKKRESKVLFSTLFENESSREFIIVTFLGLLELMKMKKIISYQHSSFDDIVIEYIDKEEVHELNTNEIDY, from the coding sequence TTGTCTGTACAATATAAATTAGAAAAATTTGAGGGTCCGCTTGACTTATTACTTCATTTAATCGATAAATCTGAAATTGATATTTACGATATTCCTGTGAAGGAAATCACGGAGCAATATATGGAATATTTAAAACAGATGGAAAAATTTGAACTTGAAATTACTAGTGAGTTTCTAGTGATGGCCGCAACTCTTTTATCGATAAAAAGCAAAATGCTGCTTCCGAAACCACCACCGATTGATTTGGAATTAGATGAGGATGCTGAAGACCCACGTGAAGAATTAGTAAGAAAATTAATTGAATATAGAAAGTATAAAACGATTGCTGATCATTTAAGAAATCAAGAATTGGAACGAAGTTTAATATTCTCTAAAGAGCCTGATGATCTTAGCCATTTTATTTCCGATACAGTTGAAAACCCAGTTGAAGGTTTACATCTTGCTGATCTGATCATCGCATTTAGTAAAATCATTAAAAAAGTGGAAAAACGACAATCGGTTGCAAGCATTCGCAGAGATGAAATCTCTGTAAAGGATCGGATTCTTGAAATGATGGGTTATTTTAAAAAACGTGAGAGTAAAGTTCTTTTTTCCACTTTATTTGAGAATGAATCAAGTAGAGAATTTATCATTGTTACATTTTTAGGTTTGTTAGAATTGATGAAAATGAAAAAAATAATTAGTTATCAGCATAGTTCATTTGATGACATTGTCATCGAATACATAGATAAGGAGGAAGTGCATGAACTCAACACAAATGAAATCGATTATTGA
- the scpB gene encoding SMC-Scp complex subunit ScpB: MNSTQMKSIIEGLLFVSGDEGIDVKQIVKVLEQDEKLIIDVLKNMKSDYEKKKRGIQILELAGSYQFTTRSEHAPYFQRLAHSPSRATLSQAALETLAIIAYKQPITRVEIEDIRGVKSDRAIHTLVVKGLVQGVGRAESLGRPILYGTTKQFLDYFGINSLKDLPDQDTFENHDNLEEETKKLLEKMGLQQMTMNDLE, from the coding sequence ATGAACTCAACACAAATGAAATCGATTATTGAAGGTTTGTTATTTGTATCAGGGGATGAAGGCATCGATGTCAAACAAATTGTAAAAGTACTTGAGCAAGATGAAAAATTGATAATTGATGTGTTGAAGAACATGAAGTCAGATTATGAAAAGAAAAAAAGAGGGATTCAGATCTTAGAGCTTGCGGGATCATATCAGTTTACTACTAGGTCTGAACATGCTCCTTACTTTCAACGTTTGGCTCACTCTCCTTCAAGAGCGACATTATCTCAGGCGGCTTTAGAGACACTAGCTATTATTGCATACAAACAGCCAATCACTAGAGTTGAAATAGAAGATATTCGTGGTGTGAAATCTGATCGTGCGATTCATACATTAGTTGTTAAAGGATTAGTCCAAGGAGTCGGTCGAGCGGAATCATTAGGGAGACCCATATTGTACGGTACAACAAAACAATTTTTAGACTATTTTGGTATTAATAGTTTGAAAGATTTACCAGACCAAGACACTTTTGAAAATCATGATAACTTAGAAGAAGAAACGAAAAAGTTACTTGAAAAAATGGGACTGCAGCAAATGACAATGAATGATTTGGAATAA
- a CDS encoding DUF2953 domain-containing protein, producing MLWVWGILFILFVLFLWVMISFIKVKISLKRIHKDDRFSVDLYLFKRLFHYQYEISLVEFRNVFEGVELKSKSSETVAKSESVAESHITPKNIWDYLKHAKELVTHFVGFSKWISQSMTYFHCTHLKWKTSIGIGEAPETAMLTGLIWGVNSNIIGYFINKIKMNVRPQLEVHPLYNKIDIYIEAECILKIRIAHAIYIAIHFMIRLLKAKGGFKTWKNILSKG from the coding sequence ATGTTATGGGTATGGGGGATATTATTCATACTGTTTGTTTTATTTTTATGGGTTATGATTAGCTTTATAAAAGTAAAAATTTCTTTAAAACGAATTCATAAAGATGACCGATTTTCTGTCGATCTATACTTATTTAAACGCTTATTTCATTATCAATATGAAATATCACTTGTTGAGTTTAGAAATGTTTTTGAAGGCGTAGAGTTAAAATCTAAAAGTTCAGAAACAGTGGCTAAATCAGAGTCAGTTGCTGAGTCACATATTACTCCAAAAAATATTTGGGATTATTTAAAACATGCAAAAGAATTAGTTACACATTTTGTTGGGTTTTCCAAATGGATATCTCAATCAATGACTTATTTTCACTGTACTCATTTAAAATGGAAAACAAGTATTGGTATTGGAGAAGCACCAGAAACTGCAATGTTAACTGGTTTGATTTGGGGTGTGAATAGTAATATCATTGGTTATTTTATAAATAAAATCAAGATGAATGTCAGACCTCAATTAGAAGTTCATCCTTTATACAATAAAATAGATATTTATATTGAAGCTGAGTGTATACTTAAAATTCGTATAGCACATGCTATCTATATTGCAATACATTTTATGATTCGTTTGCTTAAAGCAAAAGGAGGGTTCAAAACATGGAAGAACATCCTATCCAAGGGTTAA
- the ytfJ gene encoding GerW family sporulation protein, whose amino-acid sequence MEEHPIQGLMITAMENIKEMVDVNTIIGDPVETPSGSIILPVSRVGFGFAAGGSEFVIQGDANSDESESNSKMPFGGGSGGGVSIVPIAFLVVDKAGVQLVSLDNQTHLLERIIDSTPHVMDKIQSLFKKDDNKEEINDHSHEKGPMM is encoded by the coding sequence ATGGAAGAACATCCTATCCAAGGGTTAATGATAACTGCGATGGAGAATATAAAAGAAATGGTCGATGTAAATACCATTATTGGTGATCCAGTTGAAACACCAAGCGGTAGTATCATATTACCTGTTTCAAGAGTAGGATTTGGATTTGCAGCAGGGGGAAGTGAATTTGTTATACAAGGAGATGCAAATTCTGATGAATCCGAATCAAATTCAAAAATGCCTTTTGGTGGTGGGTCCGGAGGTGGAGTCTCCATTGTTCCAATTGCTTTTTTAGTTGTTGACAAAGCAGGGGTACAACTCGTTTCTTTGGATAATCAAACCCATTTACTTGAAAGAATTATTGATTCAACCCCTCATGTTATGGATAAAATTCAATCATTGTTTAAAAAAGATGATAATAAAGAAGAAATTAACGATCATTCACATGAAAAAGGACCAATGATGTAA
- a CDS encoding D-alanyl-D-alanine carboxypeptidase family protein, with protein MKGINAFFRLILILTLTFPVFSIASKAESGVPTSAESFALIDVESGRIIDSKQGDEQMLIASITKIMTAIVAIEDGELSSEVTVGKNAYRKEGSSIYLHLDEKMNLENMIYGLMLRSGNDAATAIAEHVGGSIEGFSFLMNKKAKEIGMDNTNFVNPHGLNEEGHYSSANDIAKLTAYALKNSMFQEIVRTKVKKVPNPHEKWDYTWYNKNKMLALYEGADGVKTGYTKNAGRCLVSSATRNGQQLVVVTLNAPQDWADHSRLLDFGFETYPHHYIIEEGESVQGQPYIASRSFKYPLTEEERSKVNQKLKLINPESVDYRLGERGKLEFMLNDIWIGSIPVNDVQVNDTLSTISQLSSNDDMKFQISSYMTTLKNLVKDLFTW; from the coding sequence ATGAAAGGGATAAATGCATTTTTCAGATTGATATTAATACTTACATTGACTTTTCCAGTCTTTTCAATTGCAAGTAAAGCTGAATCTGGAGTCCCAACCTCTGCTGAATCGTTTGCATTAATTGATGTAGAATCTGGGAGAATTATAGATAGCAAACAAGGGGACGAACAAATGCTTATTGCCAGCATTACTAAAATTATGACAGCGATAGTGGCAATTGAAGATGGGGAACTGTCTAGTGAGGTGACTGTAGGTAAAAACGCCTACAGAAAAGAAGGGTCCTCCATTTATTTACATTTGGATGAAAAAATGAATTTGGAAAACATGATTTATGGCTTGATGCTTAGGTCTGGAAACGATGCTGCAACAGCAATTGCAGAGCATGTTGGTGGATCAATTGAAGGTTTTTCCTTTTTAATGAACAAAAAAGCAAAAGAAATTGGGATGGATAATACTAACTTTGTGAATCCGCATGGGTTAAATGAAGAAGGACATTATTCTTCAGCAAATGATATTGCAAAATTAACGGCTTATGCATTAAAAAATTCAATGTTTCAGGAAATTGTGAGAACTAAGGTGAAAAAAGTACCTAACCCTCATGAAAAATGGGACTATACTTGGTACAACAAAAATAAGATGCTTGCTCTTTATGAAGGGGCAGATGGAGTTAAAACGGGTTATACAAAAAATGCAGGTCGCTGTTTGGTTTCGTCAGCCACAAGAAATGGGCAGCAACTAGTCGTTGTTACTTTAAATGCTCCTCAAGATTGGGCAGATCATAGTCGTTTACTTGATTTTGGATTTGAAACTTATCCACATCATTACATTATAGAAGAAGGGGAGTCAGTACAAGGACAGCCCTACATAGCGAGTAGATCTTTTAAGTACCCGCTTACAGAAGAAGAACGTTCTAAAGTGAATCAAAAATTAAAACTCATCAATCCAGAATCTGTAGATTACAGACTTGGTGAGAGAGGTAAATTGGAATTTATGTTAAATGACATATGGATTGGATCAATACCTGTAAATGATGTACAAGTAAATGATACTTTAAGCACAATTTCTCAACTGTCCTCTAATGACGATATGAAGTTTCAAATTTCATCCTATATGACGACTTTAAAAAATTTAGTGAAGGATTTATTCACATGGTAA
- a CDS encoding nucleoside recognition domain-containing protein, which yields MVNLIWLFFILIGFIVAAAHGNIAVFSEAVFDGAKTGVTICFSLISVLVLWLGLMRIAEDAGLLKKLSILLRPIVRFLFPTIPKDHPSIGYIMSNMSANMLGLNNAATPMGIKAMEELQKLNVNKETASPAMCTLLALNTSSITIIPTTIIAIRMANQSMDPFEIVGTTLMATAISTTAAIVVDKWYQRKALRNE from the coding sequence ATGGTAAACTTGATTTGGTTATTTTTTATCTTAATAGGTTTTATTGTTGCAGCAGCCCATGGAAATATTGCTGTTTTTTCTGAAGCGGTATTTGATGGGGCAAAAACGGGTGTGACGATTTGTTTCAGTTTAATTAGCGTATTGGTTCTTTGGCTTGGGTTAATGAGAATTGCTGAAGATGCAGGATTATTAAAGAAACTCTCCATATTACTTCGTCCTATAGTTCGATTTTTATTTCCTACCATTCCAAAGGATCATCCTTCAATTGGATACATTATGTCTAATATGAGTGCGAATATGCTTGGATTAAATAATGCTGCTACACCTATGGGAATTAAAGCAATGGAAGAGTTGCAAAAGTTAAATGTAAATAAAGAGACTGCTAGTCCAGCTATGTGCACATTATTAGCATTAAATACTTCTAGCATAACGATTATCCCAACCACTATTATTGCAATTCGTATGGCAAATCAATCAATGGACCCATTTGAAATCGTAGGAACAACATTGATGGCTACAGCGATTTCTACAACAGCCGCGATTGTGGTAGATAAATGGTATCAGAGAAAAGCTTTACGGAATGAATGA
- a CDS encoding spore maturation protein: MYGLITAISLWAIPVIIVFISIYAFFKKVPVYESFIDGAKDGFDTAIKIIPHLVGMMVAISVFRASGAMDYMLGFLQPVLNFIGVPSEVFPLAILRPITGAGSLAFTTDLIQEYGPDSMIGRIASTVQGSTDTTLYVLTVYFGAVGIRKTRYALKVGLISDMVGFAATIIICMLVFG; this comes from the coding sequence ATGTATGGATTAATAACTGCTATATCTCTTTGGGCTATTCCGGTGATCATCGTTTTTATCTCAATATATGCTTTTTTTAAAAAGGTTCCTGTTTACGAATCCTTTATAGACGGGGCGAAAGATGGTTTTGATACGGCTATAAAAATTATTCCTCATCTAGTGGGAATGATGGTAGCCATTAGTGTTTTTCGTGCATCTGGAGCGATGGATTACATGTTGGGATTTCTTCAGCCTGTATTAAATTTTATAGGTGTTCCAAGCGAGGTGTTTCCTTTAGCAATATTAAGGCCCATTACAGGGGCTGGTTCACTTGCATTTACAACTGATCTCATTCAAGAGTATGGACCAGATTCAATGATCGGGCGGATCGCTTCCACCGTTCAAGGCTCTACGGATACTACACTTTATGTGCTGACAGTATACTTTGGTGCAGTAGGGATTCGTAAAACCAGATATGCTCTTAAAGTGGGTTTGATTTCAGATATGGTCGGTTTTGCAGCAACCATTATCATTTGTATGTTAGTGTTTGGATAA
- a CDS encoding N-acetylmuramoyl-L-alanine amidase — protein MVYLGIVIHHSICPSINGKGYDYYITKDLNIIPAPDAFDTEFIHICIEGNFTEVKEMPIVMKEQLFIIKKLILRLSALHGFSTHDVYGHTLECPGGDFPWYDLVISSDNVYH, from the coding sequence ATGGTTTATCTAGGTATCGTTATACACCATTCGATCTGTCCATCCATCAATGGTAAAGGATATGATTATTACATCACTAAGGATTTAAACATTATTCCAGCACCAGATGCGTTCGATACAGAATTTATTCATATATGTATTGAAGGAAATTTTACAGAAGTGAAGGAAATGCCAATTGTCATGAAAGAACAGCTTTTTATAATTAAAAAACTCATTTTGCGTTTATCTGCTTTACATGGTTTTTCTACCCATGATGTATATGGGCATACACTAGAGTGTCCAGGAGGAGACTTTCCATGGTATGACCTTGTGATTTCTTCCGATAATGTATATCATTAA
- a CDS encoding pseudouridine synthase, translating to MERLQKVLANAGIASRRKSEEIILAGRVEVNEKIVITLGVKVDPEEDIIKVDGRPIKSESKVYVLFHKPKGVISSVKDPEGRQVVTDYLKKVKQRVYPVGRLDYDTEGLLLLTNDGEFSNLMTHPKHHIEKTYFVTVKGVPHGSQLDRLKEGIELDDGKTAPAEVEYHDVNPDKNESIISITIHEGKNRQVRRMFEALSIQVKKLRRVQFGFLSLHGVSRGKFRYLQTNEVKELKDLALKTHKIQNKD from the coding sequence ATGGAAAGACTGCAAAAGGTACTTGCTAATGCAGGGATTGCTTCCAGAAGAAAATCAGAAGAAATTATATTAGCTGGAAGAGTGGAAGTAAATGAGAAGATAGTAATTACTTTAGGGGTAAAGGTAGACCCTGAAGAAGATATAATTAAAGTGGATGGTCGTCCAATTAAAAGTGAGAGCAAAGTCTATGTGTTATTTCATAAACCTAAAGGAGTTATTAGCAGTGTAAAGGATCCGGAGGGCAGACAGGTTGTAACAGATTATTTAAAAAAAGTAAAACAACGTGTATATCCTGTAGGTCGTTTGGATTATGATACAGAAGGTTTATTATTGCTTACGAATGATGGGGAGTTCTCTAACCTAATGACTCACCCAAAACATCATATTGAGAAAACATATTTTGTTACAGTGAAGGGTGTTCCACACGGTTCTCAGTTGGATCGTCTGAAGGAAGGTATTGAACTGGACGATGGTAAGACGGCTCCAGCTGAAGTGGAATATCACGATGTCAATCCAGACAAAAACGAATCAATTATCTCTATCACGATCCATGAAGGAAAAAACAGACAAGTTCGTAGAATGTTCGAGGCTCTTTCGATCCAAGTGAAAAAATTGAGAAGGGTTCAATTCGGATTTTTAAGTCTTCATGGAGTTTCGCGAGGTAAGTTTAGGTATCTTCAAACAAATGAAGTAAAAGAATTAAAAGATTTAGCATTGAAGACACATAAAATTCAAAATAAAGACTAA
- a CDS encoding redoxin domain-containing protein, whose product MKKNKKWVQYIILILFVVIAGVTLFSGVLSSDEVPEVGDFAPDFTLKGLDGQVYQLSDFEGKPVVVNFWGSFCEPCVREMPAIEDIYNKYQTKNLVVLGINLDEPEITVQSFVNQVGVTFPILLDENVVSDQYAVRSYPTTFFVDANGIILEKRIGEMSESYLIQIVNKLIAEKE is encoded by the coding sequence ATGAAAAAGAATAAAAAATGGGTTCAGTATATCATTCTAATTTTATTTGTAGTTATTGCTGGTGTTACGCTGTTTAGTGGTGTTCTTTCATCAGATGAAGTTCCAGAAGTGGGTGATTTTGCACCCGATTTTACTTTGAAAGGTTTAGATGGACAAGTATATCAACTCTCTGACTTTGAAGGAAAACCAGTGGTTGTGAATTTCTGGGGTAGCTTTTGTGAACCTTGTGTAAGGGAAATGCCAGCTATTGAAGACATATACAACAAATATCAAACGAAGAACTTAGTTGTTCTTGGTATTAATTTGGATGAACCAGAAATTACTGTTCAAAGTTTTGTTAATCAAGTTGGGGTCACTTTTCCAATTCTCTTAGATGAGAATGTTGTATCTGATCAATATGCTGTTAGATCTTATCCAACTACTTTTTTTGTGGATGCTAACGGAATTATTCTTGAAAAGAGGATTGGTGAAATGAGTGAATCCTACTTAATACAGATTGTGAACAAGTTAATAGCAGAAAAGGAGTAA
- the resB gene encoding cytochrome c biogenesis protein ResB, protein MIQNTKCECGHQNPVNTVLCESCGKPLIEDQSMEPLEMRYDGVVRRSERNSKTFIDRVWSFFSSVKVAIYLIFFTLCGASLGTIYPQESTFINIDPSTYYPETYGTMGSIYYMLGLSHTYDSWWFKLLLIMIGTSLVICSLDRVLPLYRALNKQKIRKHDHFIRRQKVVYTGDIKGIENEKDAERWVTEFSAILKKKFYRVTTDGSSLLAEKNRFSRWGPYINHIGLIIFLLAVLLRLIVSPWYMEEYVSILDGDIEQIPGTNYYVENEQFTVEYYTDDELSEKTVEKGKIIPKLFATEAVLYECVESCNDPIEEPVLEEVKRHSIQVNEPLDYEGLLIYQMGYEETPILNSVNATLKNRETNEEYGQFILEMDNPKSEYEVGDYHLELIGYYPDFTFINGEAGTKSSKPNTPAFIFSINGPGLPEEGEINMYFPIPQHKATYQEDQVNIASGSSLVIDVGSMQDVDFSLYTSFLSARKDTILPMIWVGLTISMIGLILGFYWNHRRIWLKFDKNQLLLGAHSNKNWFGIRKEVAQALHKTGIEVEPKSLENEVKSS, encoded by the coding sequence ATGATTCAAAATACAAAGTGTGAGTGTGGGCATCAAAATCCAGTGAATACAGTACTTTGTGAATCTTGTGGAAAACCGTTAATAGAAGATCAGAGCATGGAACCGTTGGAAATGCGTTATGATGGGGTTGTTCGCCGTTCTGAGCGTAACAGCAAAACATTCATCGATCGTGTTTGGAGCTTTTTTTCTTCTGTTAAAGTAGCGATATATTTAATATTTTTCACGCTTTGCGGAGCTTCGTTAGGAACGATTTACCCGCAAGAAAGCACCTTTATTAATATAGATCCCTCTACATACTACCCAGAGACGTATGGGACGATGGGTTCAATCTATTATATGTTAGGTCTTTCACATACTTATGATTCTTGGTGGTTTAAACTGCTTTTAATTATGATTGGGACATCATTAGTTATTTGTAGTTTAGATCGAGTATTACCTTTATATAGAGCTTTGAATAAACAAAAAATTCGAAAACATGATCATTTTATAAGAAGACAGAAAGTGGTCTATACTGGAGATATTAAAGGAATAGAAAATGAAAAAGATGCTGAGCGCTGGGTGACTGAGTTTTCAGCCATTTTAAAGAAAAAATTTTATCGTGTCACAACAGACGGAAGTTCACTATTAGCAGAAAAAAATAGATTTAGTCGATGGGGACCTTATATTAATCATATCGGATTAATTATATTCTTATTAGCAGTTTTATTGCGTTTAATAGTCTCACCATGGTATATGGAAGAATATGTATCCATATTGGATGGAGATATTGAACAAATTCCGGGAACAAATTATTATGTTGAAAATGAACAGTTTACGGTTGAGTATTATACTGATGATGAGTTATCTGAAAAGACAGTTGAAAAAGGGAAGATCATTCCTAAATTGTTTGCAACTGAAGCGGTTCTTTATGAGTGTGTTGAATCATGTAATGATCCCATAGAAGAACCTGTATTGGAAGAAGTGAAAAGACATTCCATTCAAGTGAACGAACCTTTAGATTATGAAGGATTACTAATTTATCAAATGGGTTATGAAGAAACACCTATATTGAACTCAGTAAATGCTACATTGAAAAATAGAGAAACAAATGAGGAGTACGGTCAATTTATTCTAGAAATGGACAACCCCAAATCAGAATATGAAGTGGGAGATTATCATCTTGAACTCATAGGGTATTATCCTGATTTTACGTTTATTAATGGTGAAGCAGGCACGAAATCTTCTAAACCTAATACGCCTGCATTTATTTTTTCGATTAATGGACCAGGATTGCCAGAAGAAGGGGAAATTAATATGTATTTTCCTATCCCGCAACATAAAGCAACCTATCAAGAGGATCAAGTTAATATAGCATCTGGCAGCTCATTAGTAATTGATGTGGGATCCATGCAAGATGTAGACTTTTCATTATATACTAGTTTTTTAAGTGCAAGAAAGGATACGATATTACCGATGATTTGGGTTGGTCTTACAATCTCAATGATCGGGTTGATCCTAGGGTTTTATTGGAATCATCGTAGAATCTGGCTCAAATTCGATAAAAATCAATTACTGTTAGGTGCCCATTCGAATAAAAATTGGTTTGGTATAAGAAAAGAAGTGGCTCAAGCTTTGCATAAAACCGGCATAGAAGTAGAGCCCAAATCACTAGAAAATGAGGTGAAAAGCAGTTGA